AGTTAGCATGTTTTTAGTTTTGTACACTAGTCCAATTCATATATTGTACAGATTTTTCATTAATATATTATATATCCACCTGGAGGTTTGGATagacatattttaaatgtatctaAATTAAAACATATTATTCTAAAGTGATATTAGTTTAGTATTCAGTCATCTTTGGTTATCATCCTCCAAACAATTTGCATATTTGAGATAGTTTAATTTAATTAATCAGAAATCCAGTGGTTGATTGGGCCGGGGAGTCTCAACTAGCCACTCGTGGCTAGAAGTGCTCCATTCAGGACATGATTACGTTGAGATCTGGGCAGAGGATGGAAATTCCGTTTCATGAAGTATTTTGAGACCTCACAATTTGGCTTTGTTTCAAATTGGAACAAACCTGTAAAATTTCTAAATTCTTCACaaaggaaaattctgaaaaaaattcttGTTCTGGATTGTGGCTAGTGAcaagttttgttttgattttgatttaaaatgttatagtacaatataaaaaagtttaaaacaaaaattaattcaaaaatcaaaatgtttcattttgaaaacgtTGAGTTTTTGACATTGTtggaattttttcagtttttctccaAAGTgaaatttctgcaaaattgaCATGATTTTACCAATTATTTCTATTTCGATGgaactgcattttctgatggaaagtgATTCTATCAAAGTTTTCTGACTAGCTGTAGTTAAGGCACATTGTTAGGAAAGTGTGGAGAAGGTTTGTACTGTTATTACCTTCTGCTGTACTTGTTCTGTGGCTAGATGAAGGATTTATGTTTCCAGCAATGTCAGTTGAAATCTTTCATGGGCACTAAATTTActgaagattattttaaaaaacagtagcaATATTTAAGTTGAAATGCCTTTCCTTCCTTCACAGTGATTCACCATTTCTCAACTAAACAAAGAAGAATCAAAGCAATAAAAGAAATGGCAAGGGTGTTGATACCTGGAGGTCAGATCATGATTTATGTTTGGGCTATGGAACAAAAAAATCGTCGCTTTGAAAAACAAGATGTATTTGTTCCATGGAATAGGGACTTGTGCTCCCGGCTTCTTTCAGAATCAAATCAGTTTGGACATAAGAGTGATCTTGAACACACTGTAAAAAAACACCCACAGCAACTAGTAGGCTCTGAATGCAGCTACCCAATTAATCTTAAACAGGAACTTGATACAAAAACTTCCCACAGTACAGACCATTGCTTACCCAAAACCTGCTGCATGAAAATgtctgaagaagaagaaaatcgATTCTGCAGAGCTCTAGGGAAATCTTTTCGTTCATGGTTTTTCTCCAGATCCCTTGATGAATCAACCTTAAGAAAGAAAACTGAGAAGGTGAAATCTCTGAAGAATGTAGGAGGATGGGCAAACAGTACCATATCCATTCAACCGTCAAGACACTGCAGTTTAGACTTAGGTCACTGTGGGCCATTATTAAAAGAGCAAAGTTTAGATGATGATGAAGTGTTTATGGAAAATGCGACTGTCAAAAGACCACAGTGGATGATAGCCTCCGGTGTAATAAGGGATTTAAATGAAGAACACTATGGAGTAGTTCAGAGCAAGAATGAAGAAACATCGTTTCTGAATGGTCCTGTGGAAGACGGGGACAACAAATGTACTTATAGTAGAGATGAAGATGGTAAGTGTATCACTAGCAAACACTTTCAAAGAACTTCAACAACTGACTCCACTGATTCTATT
This sequence is a window from Gopherus evgoodei ecotype Sinaloan lineage chromosome 5, rGopEvg1_v1.p, whole genome shotgun sequence. Protein-coding genes within it:
- the TRMT9B gene encoding probable tRNA methyltransferase 9B, encoding MMAWWILGLENIKKNQGYCKKVMVMIQWRMEHEATQLENQHVHSVYESTASYFNDLQSKAWPRVRQFLLEQKPGSLIADIGCGTGKYLNINSQVFNLGCDYCEPLINIARKKGCEVSVCDNLNLPLRDQCFNAIISIGVIHHFSTKQRRIKAIKEMARVLIPGGQIMIYVWAMEQKNRRFEKQDVFVPWNRDLCSRLLSESNQFGHKSDLEHTVKKHPQQLVGSECSYPINLKQELDTKTSHSTDHCLPKTCCMKMSEEEENRFCRALGKSFRSWFFSRSLDESTLRKKTEKVKSLKNVGGWANSTISIQPSRHCSLDLGHCGPLLKEQSLDDDEVFMENATVKRPQWMIASGVIRDLNEEHYGVVQSKNEETSFLNGPVEDGDNKCTYSRDEDGKCITSKHFQRTSTTDSTDSILDEAMAVEDQVVGILDTKAFMRYYHVFREGELCCLLEENVPELHIISSCYDHGNWCIIAEKIAK